The segment GCAAGATGCTTGACATGATGGATGATATCGACCGGAGGCATGGAAGGCTGGATCAGGAAAGGCCCTGATGGGCTTATCATATACTTCATTCAGGTCCGAATAGACAGGAATAGAAGATAATATGTAGATATTTGAAAATTAAAAAATCGTAAAAATAAGTATGAAAAGGCTCATCATAGACTTTTAAGGAATTCCAGACTCTCCTTTCCTTCTTCCAGATTGCTCATCTCGGTAACAAGTCTTCCTTTGTAACCGGATAATCCTTTTTTCACAGCTTCCCAGTTGACAGAACCTCTGCCTGCAGGAAGATGCTCATCTCTTTTGCCCATGTTGTCATGCAGATGTACGTGGATGATCCTGTCACTGCACTTTTCAAGGAATTCTTCCAGATGACCTGTAGTGTTCGCATGTCCAACATCCAGAGTCATTCCAACGTTGTCACGGTCTACCTCATCCAGTATCCTGAGTATCTCATCAGGCTCCCTCCCAAAGATCATCGGGAAATCGGGCATATTCTCCACAGCAATGGAGATCCCGTGTTCATCAGCAGTATCACAGAGTT is part of the Methanococcoides methylutens MM1 genome and harbors:
- a CDS encoding sugar phosphate isomerase/epimerase, which codes for MDVSKISFSSNAVLEEPFSWVYKLEDIGFTGWEMVQEGTQCLTEESIPKIREVLETTNLVLTMHLPFSDMNMAGLNPGIHREVLRQMKNYISLASGLVEVAVVHPGYLSPYGKKVPERAWDTNVRSVQELCDTADEHGISIAVENMPDFPMIFGREPDEILRILDEVDRDNVGMTLDVGHANTTGHLEEFLEKCSDRIIHVHLHDNMGKRDEHLPAGRGSVNWEAVKKGLSGYKGRLVTEMSNLEEGKESLEFLKSL